In one Heterodontus francisci isolate sHetFra1 chromosome 18, sHetFra1.hap1, whole genome shotgun sequence genomic region, the following are encoded:
- the LOC137379887 gene encoding homeobox protein ESX1-like, whose protein sequence is SPPRPPLSPSPPRPPLSPSPPRPPLSPSPPRPPLSPSPPRPPLSPSPPRPPLSPSPPRPPLSPSPPRPPLSPSPPRPPSLPIPTSSPLPTSSPLSPHPHLVPLSPHPHLVPPLSPSPPRPPLSPSPPRPPLSPSPPRPPLSPSPPRPPLSPSPPRPPLSPSPPRPPLSP, encoded by the coding sequence tccccacctcgtccccctctctccccatccccacctcgtccccctctctccccatccccacctcgtccccctctctccccatccccacctcgtccccctctctccccatccccacctcgtccccctctctccccatccccacctcgtccccctctctccccatccccacctcgtccccctctctccccatccccacctcgtccccctctctccccatccccacctcgtcccccctctctccccatccccacctcgtcccccctccccacctcgtcccccctctctccccatccccacctcgtccccctctctccccatccccacctcgtcccccctctctccccatccccacctcgtccccctctctccccatccccacctcgtccccctctctccccatccccacctcgtccccctctctccccatccccacctcgtccccctctctccccatccccacctcgtccccctctctccccatccccacctcgtccccctctctcccca